The segment TTTCATGGGATGCGACGCTGCCGAACGAGTAATGGGGGAATTATACGCGATGGCGCCCTGGGACGCCAGGGGACGTCAGGGGCGCGGCGTATCCCCATGGTCCTTGAGGGACGCCGCGATGTAGACCTTCAGCAACGATTGCCGGGTGATGCCGAGGCGCTTTGCCTGCTTGTCCAGGGCTTCCACCATCCACAAGGGAAAATCGACGTTCACCCGCTTGACGGTCTGATTGACGCGACTGGCCTTGGCAACGTCGAGCAGATCGCCGAT is part of the Solidesulfovibrio fructosivorans JJ] genome and harbors:
- the brnA gene encoding type II toxin-antitoxin system BrnA family antitoxin, whose product is MKAKEFDALFESGEDIGDLLDVAKASRVNQTVKRVNVDFPLWMVEALDKQAKRLGITRQSLLKVYIAASLKDHGDTPRP